One genomic window of Cellulophaga sp. Hel_I_12 includes the following:
- a CDS encoding GSCFA domain-containing protein produces MKLQTQIPLAKAHHQIDYNSQLLLLGSCFVEHIGDKLHYFKFQSVQNPFGILFHPVAIENLISRAVKQQKYTEEDIFFLNERWHCFEAHSDLSSSSKEQLLLHLNQGLEKTLGQLKKATHIVITLGTAWVYETKLSNTIVANCHKVPQKEFSKKLLSVEDIEKSLTNTIAIIKTINDNIQFIFTISPVRHLKDGFTENQLSKAHLMTALHKILNSPLLLNAVAERSLSEVPPLGGRGLLFPSYEIMMDELRDYRFYAEDMVHPNSLAIQYIWEKFTYVWISEAAQATMVEIDSIQKGWQHKSFHPDSEAHQQFLKKLETKMQSLQKKLPFLEF; encoded by the coding sequence TTGAAACTCCAAACACAAATACCATTAGCGAAAGCACATCATCAAATTGATTATAACAGTCAATTGTTGTTGTTGGGTTCTTGTTTTGTGGAGCATATAGGGGATAAACTTCATTATTTTAAGTTTCAATCGGTTCAGAATCCCTTTGGGATTTTGTTTCATCCTGTAGCGATAGAAAATTTAATTTCAAGAGCGGTTAAACAACAAAAGTATACAGAAGAAGATATTTTCTTTTTAAATGAGCGTTGGCATTGTTTTGAGGCGCATTCTGATCTATCCTCAAGCTCCAAAGAGCAGTTGCTTTTACATCTAAATCAAGGTTTAGAAAAGACCTTAGGTCAACTTAAAAAAGCAACACACATTGTCATTACTTTAGGAACGGCTTGGGTATATGAAACTAAGTTATCGAATACCATAGTTGCCAATTGCCATAAAGTTCCACAAAAGGAGTTTTCCAAAAAACTATTGTCGGTAGAAGATATCGAGAAAAGCTTGACAAATACCATAGCTATTATTAAGACCATCAATGATAACATACAGTTTATATTTACCATATCTCCAGTCCGCCACTTAAAAGACGGTTTCACAGAAAACCAACTAAGCAAGGCACATTTAATGACAGCTTTACATAAAATTTTAAACTCCCCACTTTTACTGAATGCGGTCGCTGAGCGGAGTCTAAGTGAAGTTCCCCCTTTGGGGGGTAGGGGGCTCTTATTCCCCAGTTACGAAATTATGATGGACGAACTTCGGGATTATCGTTTTTACGCCGAAGATATGGTACATCCTAATAGCTTAGCCATACAGTATATCTGGGAAAAATTCACCTATGTTTGGATTTCCGAGGCGGCTCAAGCCACTATGGTGGAGATAGACAGCATTCAAAAAGGATGGCAACACAAATCTTTTCATCCAGATTCAGAGGCGCATCAACAGTTTTTAAAAAAATTAGAAACTAAGATGCAATCGCTTCAAAAAAAACTTCCCTTTTTAGAATTCTAA